The candidate division WOR-3 bacterium nucleotide sequence CTTTCGGCAGGCTCTCCAACTTCCCTAAAATCCGATGCCCCCTTTCGGCAAACTCCTTTGCCTGGAAGGGAGAGAAATTGACCATCTCTGAGATATCTGCTCCCGCCACAAATGCCCGACCGGTGCCGGTGATGATTAAAACTTTAATTTCCGGATTTTTTCCAATATCGTCAATCGCCGCTTCCAATTCCTTTAAGGTTTCGGTATTTAAAGCATTAAGAACTTGGGGACGATTGATCTGGAGAAGAGCAATTCCCTCTTCTACTTTCAGAACTAAATTCTTAAACTCCATAAAACCTCCAACGAGATTTTTGCCCGATCATAACCTTCAAAAATACAAAAAAAGAAAGGAATTGTCAAATGCTTTTTTCACTTGGCTATAATGTTAAATCGGAAGAAGATTTTGGGTAAAATAAAGGCATTATGGACACAATTAAAGTTTATGTTAAGAAAGAGAAAAGGTTGTTCGCTCAAATTAAAGTAAGGTAGTTATGGCAATCATCCTCTCTCCATCTTATCTTTACCTCAAAAAACAGACCCCCAATACGCCCGACAAAAAGGTCTCTTAATTCCAGAAAGTACCACTGTAAGATATTAAAAAGGAAGGGTTAGTTCGTGCCAAAAGGCGCGTGCGACGAGAATACCATCGGATCAAATACCAATGGAAGAGAGAGTTTTGCCTTTTTCCACCTATGAGACCGGAGGAGGATCTTGGATTAATATAGAACTTTCCGACTTTTGGGGTGGCGACAATATCTGTAAGCAAGAGACCTTCCCCAAAAATTCTAAATCACCATTTTCCAAAATAGATAAGTTATTGTGAGTTAAAGACTTATAAAAAGGGAAATTTAGTGTCAGAAAATGGGGGGTATTTCCGTATTTATTATAGAGGGCTATGAAGAGGTTAATTATTAATGATTTTGCCTTTTTGGGTGTTATAGATAAGAAGGGTTTCTTAAGTTATTGGGTTCTAATCCCAGCCCTTGTATCAGAAGAGAGATTAGGGAGGCATTATCGGGTAATTAGCACTTAACGAAAATGGCATTAAATCGCGAGATTTTTATCAAACAGGAGGGTTTTATCTTTATAAAAAGGGGTGTAGCATACAGGGGATGGTATCGGGGATTTAATAGAAGTTCTAAGAAAAGGCTTAATTTTGGATTTAACTGGAGATTTAATAAAGGGTTTAATTAAAAATTTAATAAATAGTCTAAAAGAGGGTATAAAGAGAAGGATAAATAGAAGCCTAATCCAGAGTTTAATAGAAGGGATAATGAATATTCTAATTCGGAGCCTAATTAGGGGTTTAATCCGAAAGGAAAATGAGAACCTAATAGTCGGGTGATAAGCCTTAAAAATTCTTCTGAAAATTTGCCTAATCTCTTTTAGCCAGATGAATGGAAAACGGTAGGTTGACACCATCCGAAAATTTATTAAAATAGAAAATGATTCTAATCTTTTGCGAGAAAAAAGAAGGTAGGTTAAAGAAAAGTGCCTACGAATTGAGTTGTTTAGCCTATCAATTAAGCCAAGAATTGAAAGAAGAAGTTGCCGCCTCCATCATTTCCGGCGAAGAGGGGGAAGATTTTTCTCACTTAAAAAATTTTGGTGTTTCCGAAATCTATCTCTACCGAGATGAAGAATTAGCAAACTATTCTTTAACCGCTTACGGTAAAATCCTCTCCTCCCTCATTGACGAGAAAAGACCTTTCCTCATTCTCTTTTCCCATAGTTCCCAAGGTTGGGATTTGGCTCCTTATCTTGCCGCCCGGTATTTATCACCCTGCCTTACGGACATCGTCTCCTTGGAGATAAAGGAAGGAAAGATTTTGGCAAAAAAACCAATCTTTGCCGGTAAGGTGAATCAAGATTTGGAGATTACCAATAAAAGCCCTTTATTCTTCTCAATTCGCCCTAAGGCAATTACGGTTACGGAATGCGCAAGGACGGAGCCAAAAATTATTACAATGCCAAATTCCGAACCAGACCTTCGGATTAAGGTCCGCGAGATTCTAACTGGGGTGAGGGACCTTATTGATTTAACCGAAGCTGAGGTGATCGTCTCCGGCGGCAGGGGAATGAAAGGACCGGAGAACTTTGCTTTATTGGAAGAACTCGCCAAGGTTCTAAAAGGAGCAGTTGGAGCATCAAGGGCCGCGGTTGATGCGGGGTGGCGTGACCATTCCGCCCAAGTTGGTCAAACTGGGAAAACCGTCTCCCCCACCCTTTACATCGCCTGCGGTATCTCCGGAGCGATCCAACATCTGGTGGGGATGATAAACTCAAAAGTAATTGTTGCCATCAATAAAGACCCGGAGGCGAATATCTTTAAGGTCTGTGATTATGGAATCGTCGGTGATTTATTCACCATCGTTCCCCTCTTAACCGAGGAGTTGAAGAAAGTATTATGAACACCAAAATCTTATCAAATTGTGTCCAGTGCGGAAGATGTTCGGGTGGTTGCCCGGTGGCGATGAAGTCAAACTTAAATGTCCGGAAAATCCTCTACTCCTTTTTAATCAATAATACCCTACCAACCGACGGAAATAAAAGTGGAGTTTGGGAATGCACAACCTGCTCTACTTGTAACCAAAGATGCCCCAAATCTTGCGAACCACTGGAGATTATCCTATCCGCCCGGGCAAATTTTGTAGAAAGAGGGAGGATTTCCGCCTCGGTTATTAAAGCCTTAGAAAATACCCTCCTCCATGGCAACCCCTTTGGGAAACCAAAAGAGAAGCGAACCGACTGGTTAAAAAAGATAGATTCTCCAGTAAGAATTTTACAGAAAGGGGAAACTGCTGACTATCTCCTTTTTGTCTGCTGTAGCAATGCCTACGACCCGAGATTGCAGGAAGTGGCGAGAAGTGTAGTGAAAATCCTCTCGGGAATAAAAATTGATTTCGGAATTTTAGGAGAGGAAGAGAATTGCTGTGGCAGTGAGATAAAGAGAATGGGTGAGGTTGGGTTGTTTACGGAATTGAAAGAGAAAAATTCCCAGGCGATAGAAGGGATAAAAGTAAAAGGAATTATTACCATCTCCCCCCATTGCTATAATGTCCTAAAAAATGAATATGAGTTAAATCTTCCCGTCTACCATTACACAACCCTTCTTCTTCAAGAAAAGGAAAGATGGCAAAACCGCATAAATAGAACCGAGGAGATTGGCCTTTTTCACGACCCCTGTTTCTTAGGAAAGATGAATAAGGTTTATGACCAACCACGGCAATTATTAAAAAGTATCCTAAAGGAATTGAAGGAATTTGACCGGGCAAGGGAAAACTCTCTCTGTTGCGAAGGGGGTGGCGGGAGGATGTGGATAGAATCGGAAAGTAAAGAACGTTTGGCGGAAAAGAGAATTGAGGAGGCGTTGCGTCTTGGGATAGAGAAAATTTTTGTTGCCTGCCCCTTCTGCCTCTCTACCTTAGAGGATGCAGCAAAGGTAAAGGGGGTGGAAGAAAAAATTGGCGTCATGGATATTACGGAATTCCTCGCCCAAAATTTGAAATGAAACGCCCCTTCCTTTGGGGACTTTTTATTGGTCTTCTTTTCTCTTTTTCCGCTATCTTCCTCCTCTTTTTCACCTTAGGTAAGGACCTGCCAACAGGGGAGGATATTAGACGGTATAAACCCATTCTTACGAGCAAGGTATTTGATGAGGAGGGAAAATTGATTTACGAATTCGGCGGAGAGAGGAGGGTATTTATCCCCTTAGAAGAGATCCCCCCAATCGTCCGGGAATGTTTTATCGCGGTTGAGGATAAAAGGTTTTACTCCCATTGGGGAATTGATTTAATCCGGCTCTTTGGTGCCCTATTTTACAATCTAAAAAGTCTATCCTTTCGCCAGGGGGCATCAACTATCACTCAGCAATTAGCCCGGAATATGTTCTTAACCCCGGAAAAGAGTCTAAAAAGGAAGATAAAAGAGGCAATCTTGGCTATAAGATTAGAAATCACAGAAACGAAGGAAGAGATCTTAGAAAGGTATCTCAACCAGGTCTGTTTTGGCCACGGAGTCTACGGCATTGAAGCAGCAGCCAATTTCTATTTCGGGAAGAAGGCAAAGGAGTTAACTTTGAGTGAAGGGGCACTTCTAGCTTCCTTAGTGAAGAGGCCCGAAACTTATTCCCCCTTGAAAAATCCGGATAAGGCATTGGAGAGGAGGAACCTCTTCTTAAAGGTTTTATTAAAGCAAAAAAAGATTAAAAAAGAAGAATACGACCGAGCGGTAAGCTCGCCCCTCTCCGATTTGGTCGGACGGAGAATCGCCAACGAAGCACCCTATGCCATGGAGATGATCCGGCTCTATATTGAAGACAAATACGGTGAAGATTTTCTATACCGGCGCGGAGCGAAAATCTACACCACCCTAAATTTAAGAATGCAGAGGGAAGCCAACATCGCCTTAGAGACGAAATTGAGGGAAATTGAGGAGAATTATAAATTAAAGGTAAAAAGGGCGGATTATAAAATCGGCGAAGGAAAGCCCTCTTATCTCCAAGGTGCCCTTTTAGCAGTGGAGCCGAAAACTGGTTATGTCCGGGCATTGGTGGGAGGGAGAGACTTCCGCCATAGCCAATTCAACCGAGTAACCCAAATGGTGCGCCAAGCCGGTTCGGCCTTTAAGGTATTTGTCTTCACGGCGGCGATTGATAATGGCTATTATCCATCCCAGATTGAAGTTGACGGTCCGATTAGCATACCAATCGCTGGTCTCCAAGAACCCTACGAGCCGAAAAATTACGACCGGAATTATATTGGCCCAATAAGTTTAAGAAAGGCATTAGCCCTTTCCCGGAATGTGATTGCGGTGAAGTTAACCGAGAGGCTAAAACCAACAGTGGTGCGGGATTACGCCTACCGTTTGGGGATAAAAAGTCCACTCCGGGCTTACCTCTCTATCGCCTTAGGTTCCTCGGAAGTTTCTCTTTGGGATATGACTTTTAGTTTTGCCACCCTCGCCAATTACGGGAAAAGGGTAAAACCGATTTTGATTAAAAGAATTGAAACCGATGAGGGGATCATTGAAGAAAATTTACCAACCGTTCAAGAAGTTATCTCTCCGCAGACCGCCTTTCTTGTCACCAAAATGATGGAAAGCGTTCTTGACGAAGGGACTGGTTATCTTGCCCGCCGGTTTGGTTTTGAAAGAAAAGCGGCAGGAAAAACCGGAACGACCGATGACTTCACTGATGCCTGGTTTATCGGCTTTACCCCCCAACTCTGTTGCGGCGTCTGGGTTGGTTATGACCAAAAGAAGACCATTTTCCAAGGAGCAACGGGTGGGGTTGTTGCCTGTCCCATCTGGGCGGAATTTATGAAAAGGGCATTAAAGGACTATCCCGAAGAAGAATTCACCCCCCCGGAGAGCATCGTCCAAAGAAGGATCTGCGAGGCGACCGGTCTTTTAGCCAACCCCCGGTGTCCAGAAACGAGAGAAGAGTATTTTATCTTGGGTAAAGAACCGCCCGTCTGCGATAAACATTGAGTGTCTCTTACCAAAGAGCATACCATTTATAAAATCTACCAAATCCTTTACTCCCACTTCGGACCGCAGCACTGGTGGCCCGGTGAGACGAAATTGGAAATTGTCGTGGGGGCGGTTTTAACTCAGAATACTGCTTGGCAAAACGTGGAGAAGGCGATAAAAAACCTAAAAAAGAAAAACCTCTTAGAGATAAAGAAACTTTATAAAATAAGAGAAAATTTTTTAAGCAAATTGATTAAACCGGCTGGTTATTATAATCTCAAAACGAAAAGACTAAAAGAACTGGTTAAATTCTTATGTCAAAGGTACAATGGAAACTTAGAAAAGATGGCAAAAGAGAAAGGAGAGGTTTTAAGGGAAGAACTCCTGAGGGTGAAAGGGATTGGCAAGGAGACCGCGGATTCTATCTTACTCTATGCCCTGAATAAACCATTCTTCGTGGTTGATGCCTACACGAAAAGAATCCTTCTCCGCCACAACCTAATCAATGAGAAGATGACTTACGATGAAATCCAGAAACTCTTTCAGGAAAATTTACCAAAAAGGGTTAAAATCTATAACGAATTCCATGCCTTGTTAGTAAAATTGGGTAAGACCTATTGTCAGAAGAGACCAAAATGTTCTCTCTGTCCCTTAGCAAATCTTCTTCCCATTAACCGAGCAACTCCTTAATTTTAGCGCAGATCCTCTCCGCCCCATTAAAGTATTTAATCTTTCCCATCCTTTCTTTTATCCTTTCTCCTAACTCAGTCTCCAAAATCATTTTTGCCCGATTGAGAATATCTTTCGGTTTTATCTCGTAGAAACCAATCTCTCTATTTTCTACCCATTGGATATTCTTCGCCTCCTGACCATAAGTGTAGTCCATTAAAATTAAAGGAACCCTTTTGGCGATCGCTTCCATAATTATGGCAGGACCAGCCTTCGTGATGCAGAGGTCAGCAAGAGAAAGTATCTCCGGCATATTATCAACAAAACCGAATACCTTAACCCTCTCCCCGTCGTATCTTTTATTTAAACTTTCCCATAAAAACCGATTCCGACCGGTGACAATGAGAATCTCGTAGTCAGTATTCTTTATCAAAAACTCGGCAACCTCACCAATCCGACCGACCCCCTCTCCTCCACCGATAATTAGAATCACCTTCCTCTTACCAATTCTCAATTTTTTCCTCACCTCTTCCCGGTTAACCGTTTGAAGAAACTCTCTCCGGATGGGAAAACCACAAACCTTCAACCTATTCCTCGGAAAACCCCTCTTTAAGAAAAGCGGTTCGCATTCCGGAAGGGGAAGGAAGATAAAATCCGCTTCTTTGGCAAACCAGCCAGTATGTAAGGAAAGTAAATCAACCACCACAATGTAGAATGGGATGTGAGAATCATATCTCCTTAATGCCAGTAAGGGAAAATGATTAAAAAGGGCATGGCAAGAAATGACGCAGTGAAAAGGGCTATACTTCTCGTAAAAATCATGCAATCCCTGCGGCGAAAAAAATTCAACAATCCGATTCAAAAATCGGTAAAAGAATTCGGGATAAATTCCGTACCAGAGAAGGGCGTAAAAATAATCATTCTTCTTGGTCATATCGGCATAAAATTCCGGGAATTTCCTAAAAGGTGGTTTTGTCCCTTCCTTAAAGAAATCTGGAAGGAGACACTCAAAACCATACTTTTCTTCAAATACCTCACTTAGAGCCTGAGCCGCACTCCGATGGGTACCACCGGTGTCCGAAATGAGAAAGAGAATCCGCTTACCCATTTATAATCTTACCCCTTTTTATCACCACCTTTACTGGATTAGCACCAAAATTATAAAATAAAAACCGATAATCCGGAACATTGAGAATCAGAACATCCCCATCCTTACCTTTTTCAATGGAGCCAACCCTTTTTTCCATTTTTAGCGCCTTAGCGGAATTTAAGGTCGCGCCGATTATCGCCTCCTCCATCGTTAGGTGATATAAGAAGGTGGCTAAGGCGATAACGATGGGCATCTTATTCAAGGGCGAGGTCCCCGGATTGAAATCACTTCCCAAAGCCAAAGGAATGCCCAATCTCCTCATCTCTTTGATTGGTGGTTTCGCCTCTGTTCCTAAAAATAAAGAAGTGCTTGGTAATAAGACCGCCACTATCTTCTTTTTTGCCATCCCTTCTAAACCATTTTTTGAAGGGTAAATAAGATGCTCACAGGAGATCGCACCCACTTTCACCCCAACTTCGGTCCCTCCGGATCTTTCTAACTCATCGGCATGGATTTTAGGTAAAAGTCCATATCTCTTTCCCGCCTGCAGTATCCTCTCCGCCTCCTGAGGATTAAAGACTGCCTTCTCACAAAAGACATCGCAAAAGACCGCCAATTTCTCTTTTGCTACCTTCGGCAGCATCTCTTCTAAGATCTCTTTAATATAATCTTCCTTCTTTTTCTCCGGTGGGATAAAATGGGCTCCCAAAAAAGTGGGAATAATTGTGATATCCTCTTCCTTTTGTAAATGTTTAATCAATCTTAAAATCTTCAACTCATTCTCCGTATCCAATCCGTAGCCGGATTTTATCTCCACAGTGGTTGTTCCCCATTTGATACATTCTTTTATCCGCTCTTTTGCTTTTGCCAAAAGTTCGGCAGAGGAACTACTTCTGGTCTTCTCTACGGTGTAGAGAATTCCCCCTTCCTTCTTCTCGGTAATCTCTTTATAACTTTTCCCCAAAAACCTCGCCTCTAATTCTTTCTCCCTGGTGCCGGCAAAGACGAGATGGGTGTGGCAGTCAACAAAACCTGGAAGAACTACGGAATTTTGCGCGGAGATCGTTTTCATCTTTTTGGCTCTGGGAAGTTTCTCTTTTCTCCCATAAGAGAATATCTTACCATCTTTAATCAAAAGAAAGGCATCCTCAATTATTCCTAAGGTTTTTCCCCTAATTGTCAATAACTGGCTAATATCTTTAATTAGGAGTGTTCGTTTAGTTTTTTCCAGAACTCCAACCTTATTGGTTTTCATCGCGAAATTATACTCAAAATTTAAGGTTCGTCAACCAAAATCAATTTTTGTTTTTAAGGAGAGGTTTTGTTAACCTCTAAAATGGTAGGGGCAAGTTTTAGCCTACTTATAAATGCGCTTTCGCATCTTGAGGGGTGCGGTTCCCCACTTCCCTTTCTTTCCGTCTTTCTCTTTAGAATATTTTTTACCCTGCGAAATTAATCTGATACAGATGCATTACCAGAATTGCGACGGTCGTGTCTGGACCTGGGCCAAGGTGAATTTGCGAGTCCCGATGATGTTCCTTTAAGGGCAAATAGACCGGTGGTACTACAGAGGTAGATTGTTCCGTCAGAACCGATTGCCGGAGAACCGGTTGCGATTATCGGCACCGGTGAAACGGGATACCTCCAGTCA carries:
- a CDS encoding electron transfer flavoprotein subunit alpha/FixB family protein translates to MILIFCEKKEGRLKKSAYELSCLAYQLSQELKEEVAASIISGEEGEDFSHLKNFGVSEIYLYRDEELANYSLTAYGKILSSLIDEKRPFLILFSHSSQGWDLAPYLAARYLSPCLTDIVSLEIKEGKILAKKPIFAGKVNQDLEITNKSPLFFSIRPKAITVTECARTEPKIITMPNSEPDLRIKVREILTGVRDLIDLTEAEVIVSGGRGMKGPENFALLEELAKVLKGAVGASRAAVDAGWRDHSAQVGQTGKTVSPTLYIACGISGAIQHLVGMINSKVIVAINKDPEANIFKVCDYGIVGDLFTIVPLLTEELKKVL
- a CDS encoding (Fe-S)-binding protein produces the protein MNTKILSNCVQCGRCSGGCPVAMKSNLNVRKILYSFLINNTLPTDGNKSGVWECTTCSTCNQRCPKSCEPLEIILSARANFVERGRISASVIKALENTLLHGNPFGKPKEKRTDWLKKIDSPVRILQKGETADYLLFVCCSNAYDPRLQEVARSVVKILSGIKIDFGILGEEENCCGSEIKRMGEVGLFTELKEKNSQAIEGIKVKGIITISPHCYNVLKNEYELNLPVYHYTTLLLQEKERWQNRINRTEEIGLFHDPCFLGKMNKVYDQPRQLLKSILKELKEFDRARENSLCCEGGGGRMWIESESKERLAEKRIEEALRLGIEKIFVACPFCLSTLEDAAKVKGVEEKIGVMDITEFLAQNLK
- a CDS encoding PBP1A family penicillin-binding protein, translating into MKRPFLWGLFIGLLFSFSAIFLLFFTLGKDLPTGEDIRRYKPILTSKVFDEEGKLIYEFGGERRVFIPLEEIPPIVRECFIAVEDKRFYSHWGIDLIRLFGALFYNLKSLSFRQGASTITQQLARNMFLTPEKSLKRKIKEAILAIRLEITETKEEILERYLNQVCFGHGVYGIEAAANFYFGKKAKELTLSEGALLASLVKRPETYSPLKNPDKALERRNLFLKVLLKQKKIKKEEYDRAVSSPLSDLVGRRIANEAPYAMEMIRLYIEDKYGEDFLYRRGAKIYTTLNLRMQREANIALETKLREIEENYKLKVKRADYKIGEGKPSYLQGALLAVEPKTGYVRALVGGRDFRHSQFNRVTQMVRQAGSAFKVFVFTAAIDNGYYPSQIEVDGPISIPIAGLQEPYEPKNYDRNYIGPISLRKALALSRNVIAVKLTERLKPTVVRDYAYRLGIKSPLRAYLSIALGSSEVSLWDMTFSFATLANYGKRVKPILIKRIETDEGIIEENLPTVQEVISPQTAFLVTKMMESVLDEGTGYLARRFGFERKAAGKTGTTDDFTDAWFIGFTPQLCCGVWVGYDQKKTIFQGATGGVVACPIWAEFMKRALKDYPEEEFTPPESIVQRRICEATGLLANPRCPETREEYFILGKEPPVCDKH
- a CDS encoding endonuclease III domain-containing protein; this encodes MSLTKEHTIYKIYQILYSHFGPQHWWPGETKLEIVVGAVLTQNTAWQNVEKAIKNLKKKNLLEIKKLYKIRENFLSKLIKPAGYYNLKTKRLKELVKFLCQRYNGNLEKMAKEKGEVLREELLRVKGIGKETADSILLYALNKPFFVVDAYTKRILLRHNLINEKMTYDEIQKLFQENLPKRVKIYNEFHALLVKLGKTYCQKRPKCSLCPLANLLPINRATP
- a CDS encoding glycosyltransferase; the encoded protein is MGKRILFLISDTGGTHRSAAQALSEVFEEKYGFECLLPDFFKEGTKPPFRKFPEFYADMTKKNDYFYALLWYGIYPEFFYRFLNRIVEFFSPQGLHDFYEKYSPFHCVISCHALFNHFPLLALRRYDSHIPFYIVVVDLLSLHTGWFAKEADFIFLPLPECEPLFLKRGFPRNRLKVCGFPIRREFLQTVNREEVRKKLRIGKRKVILIIGGGEGVGRIGEVAEFLIKNTDYEILIVTGRNRFLWESLNKRYDGERVKVFGFVDNMPEILSLADLCITKAGPAIIMEAIAKRVPLILMDYTYGQEAKNIQWVENREIGFYEIKPKDILNRAKMILETELGERIKERMGKIKYFNGAERICAKIKELLG
- the hutI gene encoding imidazolonepropionase — encoded protein: MKTNKVGVLEKTKRTLLIKDISQLLTIRGKTLGIIEDAFLLIKDGKIFSYGRKEKLPRAKKMKTISAQNSVVLPGFVDCHTHLVFAGTREKELEARFLGKSYKEITEKKEGGILYTVEKTRSSSSAELLAKAKERIKECIKWGTTTVEIKSGYGLDTENELKILRLIKHLQKEEDITIIPTFLGAHFIPPEKKKEDYIKEILEEMLPKVAKEKLAVFCDVFCEKAVFNPQEAERILQAGKRYGLLPKIHADELERSGGTEVGVKVGAISCEHLIYPSKNGLEGMAKKKIVAVLLPSTSLFLGTEAKPPIKEMRRLGIPLALGSDFNPGTSPLNKMPIVIALATFLYHLTMEEAIIGATLNSAKALKMEKRVGSIEKGKDGDVLILNVPDYRFLFYNFGANPVKVVIKRGKIING